A window of Mangifera indica cultivar Alphonso chromosome 13, CATAS_Mindica_2.1, whole genome shotgun sequence contains these coding sequences:
- the LOC123194819 gene encoding protein TIFY 10A-like isoform X2 — MANSSEKSSFSQMCSFVSQYLTERGGFGDLSLGMSSTIEANGTSEVPRRPAATTMNLFPITEKSGDVLPQNAPAASRNLESMSLFPQQTCFAAKKETPVDSSFNKSVAAEPQTAQMTIFYGGQVIVFNDFPADRANEIMLLAGKGSSQGQSTTALNSSASSLSAKIPMESTSPVTTTSLVTEPLPSSSNLIPEHVQPKPRPVTYLPIARRNSLHRFLEKRKDRITARAPYQPINPKPLPDKAAETKSWLGLAAQSPQ; from the exons ATGGCGAACTCCTCTGAGAAATCGAGTTTCTCTCAGATGTGTAGTTTTGTGAGTCAGTACTTGACGGAGAGAGGTGGTTTTGGAGATCTTAGCCTTGGAATGTCAAGCACTATTGAGGCAAATG GGACATCTGAGGTTCCTCGGAGGCCGGCGGCAACAACAATGAATTTGTTCCCAATTACTGAGAAATCCGGTGATGTGTTGCCTCAAAATGCGCCAGCCGCTTCACGAAACCTGGAATCAATGAGCCTATTTCCTCAACAAACTTGTTTTGCTGCTAAGAAAGAAACTCCAGTGGATTCAAG TTTTAACAAGAGTGTTGCTGCGGAGCCTCAAACTGCCCAAATGACTATATTCTATGGTGGACAAGTAATTGTGTTCAATGATTTTCCAGCTGACAGAGCCAACGAAATCATGCTTTTAGCTGGGAAGGGAAGCTCTCAGGGCCAGTCTACCACGGCTCTTAATTCTTCAGCTTCTTCTTTGTCGGCCAAAATTCCCATGGAATCAACCTCTCCGGTTACTACTACTAGCTTGGTGACTGAACCACTTCCTTCTAGTTCCAATTTAATTCCAGAGCATgttcaaccaaaacctagaccTGTTACTT ATCTACCAATTGCTAGGAGAAATTCACTCCACAGGTTCttggaaaagagaaaagatag AATCACTGCCAGAGCACCTTACCAACCAATTAACCCAAAGCCACTTCCAGACAAGGCTGCTGAGACTAAATCATGGCTCGGCCTAGCTGCTCAATCCCCACAGTAG
- the LOC123194819 gene encoding protein TIFY 10A-like isoform X1: protein MANSSEKSSFSQMCSFVSQYLTERGGFGDLSLGMSSTIEANGTSEVPRRPAATTMNLFPITEKSGDVLPQNAPAASRNLESMSLFPQQTCFAAKKETPVDSSFNKSVAAEPQTAQMTIFYGGQVIVFNDFPADRANEIMLLAGKGSSQGQSTTALNSSASSLSAKIPMESTSPVTTTSLVTEPLPSSSNLIPEHVQPKPRPVTCDLPIARRNSLHRFLEKRKDRITARAPYQPINPKPLPDKAAETKSWLGLAAQSPQ, encoded by the exons ATGGCGAACTCCTCTGAGAAATCGAGTTTCTCTCAGATGTGTAGTTTTGTGAGTCAGTACTTGACGGAGAGAGGTGGTTTTGGAGATCTTAGCCTTGGAATGTCAAGCACTATTGAGGCAAATG GGACATCTGAGGTTCCTCGGAGGCCGGCGGCAACAACAATGAATTTGTTCCCAATTACTGAGAAATCCGGTGATGTGTTGCCTCAAAATGCGCCAGCCGCTTCACGAAACCTGGAATCAATGAGCCTATTTCCTCAACAAACTTGTTTTGCTGCTAAGAAAGAAACTCCAGTGGATTCAAG TTTTAACAAGAGTGTTGCTGCGGAGCCTCAAACTGCCCAAATGACTATATTCTATGGTGGACAAGTAATTGTGTTCAATGATTTTCCAGCTGACAGAGCCAACGAAATCATGCTTTTAGCTGGGAAGGGAAGCTCTCAGGGCCAGTCTACCACGGCTCTTAATTCTTCAGCTTCTTCTTTGTCGGCCAAAATTCCCATGGAATCAACCTCTCCGGTTACTACTACTAGCTTGGTGACTGAACCACTTCCTTCTAGTTCCAATTTAATTCCAGAGCATgttcaaccaaaacctagaccTGTTACTTGTG ATCTACCAATTGCTAGGAGAAATTCACTCCACAGGTTCttggaaaagagaaaagatag AATCACTGCCAGAGCACCTTACCAACCAATTAACCCAAAGCCACTTCCAGACAAGGCTGCTGAGACTAAATCATGGCTCGGCCTAGCTGCTCAATCCCCACAGTAG